Proteins found in one Sorghum bicolor cultivar BTx623 chromosome 1, Sorghum_bicolor_NCBIv3, whole genome shotgun sequence genomic segment:
- the LOC110436275 gene encoding CBS domain-containing protein CBSX3, mitochondrial, with protein sequence MQRAVQAVRSHGSVLKYAVLQHISAPKPAMLPAVFSRFMSVSSARLEDSGFETATVSDVLKSKGKSADGSWLWCTTEDTVYDAVKSMTQHNVGALVVVKPGEAKSIAGIVTERDYLRKIIVQGRSSKSTKVGDIMTEENKLITVNPNTKVLQAMQLMTDNRIRHIPVIDGTGMLGMVSIGDVVRAVVAEHREELNRLNDYIQGGY encoded by the exons ATGCAACGGGCAGTGCAAGCCGTCAGGTCACATGGCAGTGTGCTTAAATACGCTGTTCTACAACACATCAGCGCTCCCAAACCAGCAATGCTTCCTGCTGTCTTTTCTCGTTTCATGTCAGTTTCATCTGCTCGCCTAGAGGATAGTGGATTTGAAACTGCCACTGTATCAGATGTCTTGAAGTCTAAAGGGAAGAGTGCTGATGGATCTTGGCTCTGGTGCACCACAGAGGATACTGTCTATGATGCTGTCAAATCG ATGACGCAGCACAACGTGGGAGCTTTGGTGGTTGTCAAACCTGGAGAGGCTAAATCAATTGCTGGCATTGTCACTGAGAGAG ATTATCTAAGGAAAATCATAGTGCAGGGAAGATCTTCCAAGTCAACTAAGGTTGGCGACATCATGACCGAGGAG AACAAACTGATCACAGTGAACCCCAACACCAAAGTCCTGCAAGCAATGCAGCTGATGACAG ACAACCGCATCAGACACATCCCGGTGATTGACGGCACAGGGATGCTGGGGATGGTCTCCATCGGCGACGTCGTGCGCGCGGTGGTCGCCGAGCACAGGGAGGAGCTGAACCGGCTCAACGACTACATCCAGGGAGGCTACTAG